One Prunus dulcis chromosome 8, ALMONDv2, whole genome shotgun sequence DNA window includes the following coding sequences:
- the LOC117636990 gene encoding probably inactive leucine-rich repeat receptor-like protein kinase At5g48380, whose protein sequence is MAFSMHMLLNGRDPGIFIGGVLWLLLSCSFSFGVESDINCLKSIKASLQDTLGYLNSSWDFNNNTEGFICNFLGIECWHPHESKVLNIKLSDLGLKGSFPRGVANCTSLTGLDLSSNQLNGLLPTNIDQIITFITSLDLSSNSFTGQIPMKLSNCSYLNVLKLDNNKFSGSIPPELGQLSRIKTFSVANNQLSGPVPNFNNTSITADSYANNPGLCGKPLEVCRSAAKKSNSVVIVGAGVGGATFAALIVVIGLFFFMRRVSARKKEEDPEGNKWAKSFKKTKGIKVSMFEKSISKMKLGDLMKASNNFHKDNIIGSGRTGTMYKAVLDDGTPLMVKRLQESQHSEKEFLSEMATLGNIEHRNLVPLLGFCVAKRERLLVYKYMPNGTLHDQLHPMDADGAKIMEWPTRLKIGIGAARGLAWLHHNCNPRIIHRNISSKCILLDADFEPKISEFGLARLMNPIDTHLSTFVNGEFGDLGYVAPEYARTLLATPKGDVYSFGTVLLELVTGERATHIAKAPEDFKGNLVEWIMQLSSQSQLQDALDKSLVGKGVNEELFQFLKVACNCVVLTPKERPTMFEVYQLLRAIGEKYNFTVDDEIMMPTDIGDGDGRGELIVAREMKEMN, encoded by the exons ATGGCTTTCTCAATGCATATGTTGTTGAATGGACGAGATCCCGGCATTTTTATTGGTGGTGTCCTCTGGTTATTGCTTAGTTGTAGTTTCAGCTTTGGTGTTGAGAGTGATATCAACTGCTTAAAAAGTATAAAGGCATCACTTCAGGACACTTTAGGTTACTTAAACTCTTCCTGGGATTTCAACAACAACACTGAAGGTTTCATCTGTAATTTTCTGGGAATTGAGTGTTGGCACCCTCACGAGAGCAAAGTTTTAAACATCAAGCTTTCGGATTTGGGACTGAAGGGCTCGTTTCCTCGAGGCGTAGCAAATTGCACAAGCCTAACAGGGTTAGATCTTTCAAGCAACCAGCTCAATGGACTTCTTCCTACTAATATCGATCAAATCATTACGTTCATTACGTCCCTTGATCTCTCATCTAACAGCTTCACAGGGCAAATCCCAATGAAGCTTTCCAATTGCAGCTATCTGAATGTGCTTAAGCTTGACAACAACAAGTTCTCGGGTAGCATTCCTCCAGAACTTGGCCAGCTTAGTAGGATTAAAACATTTAGTGTGGCCAACAATCAGCTGTCTGGCCCAGTCCCAAACTTTAATAATACATCAATTACAGCGGACTCTTATGCAAACAATCCTGGACTTTGTGGGAAGCCTCTGGAGGTGTGCCGGTCAGCTGCAAAGAAGTCTAACAGTGTAGTTATTGTGGGAGCTGGTGTTGGTGGTGCAACTTTTGCAGCATTAATTGTTGTTATTGGCTTGTTCTTCTTTATGCGTAGAGTGTCTGcaaggaagaaggaagaggacCCGGAAGGGAACAAATGGGCGAAGAGTTTCAAGAAAACTAAAGGCATCAAG GTTTCCATGTTTGAGAAGTCAATTTCTAAAATGAAACTGGGTGATCTCATGAAGGCCAGCAACAATTTCCACAAAGACAATATCATTGGGTCAGGAAGAACCGGAACTATGTACAAGGCAGTGCTCGACGATGGCACCCCACTTATGGTCAAGAGGCTGCAGGAATCTCAGCACTCTGAGAAAGAGTTTCTGTCTGAGATGGCTACTTTGGGGAATATAGAACACCGTAACTTGGTTCCTCTTTTAGGATTTTGCGTGGCGAAGAGGGAAAGGCTTTTAGTGTATAAGTACATGCCTAATGGTACCCTCCACGATCAGCTACATCCTATGGATGCTGATGGTGCGAAGATTATGGAGTGGCCAACTAGGCTTAAAATTGGGATAGGGGCAGCCAGAGGATTAGCGTGGCTCCACCATAACTGCAATCCTCGAATTATCCACCGAAACATAAGCTCCAAATGCATCTTACTGGATGCAGATTTCGAGCCGAAAATATCTGAATTTGGCCTAGCTAGGCTCATGAATCCAATTGATACGCATTTGAGTACTTTTGTGAATGGGGAGTTCGGGGATCTGGGTTATGTTGCTCCTGAGTATGCACGAACTCTACTTGCCACTCCAAAGGGGGATGTTTACAGCTTTGGAACTGTTCTTCTTGAGTTGGTGACTGGTGAGAGAGCTACCCATATTGCTAAAGCTCCTGAAGACTTCAAAGGAAATTTGGTGGAATGGATTATGCAGCTGTCAAGCCAATCTCAACTCCAGGATGCGCTCGACAAATCTTTGGTTGGGAAGGGTGTGAATGAGGAGCTTTTCCAGTTTCTTAAAGTTGCATGTAATTGTGTGGTGCTTACTCCCAAGGAAAGGCCTACTATGTTTGAAGTATACCAGCTTCTAAGGGCCATTGGGGAGAAATATAACTTCACAGTCGACGATGAGATAATGATGCCTACAGACATCGGTGATGGTGACGGCAGAGGGGAACTTATTGTTGCTCGAGAGATGAAAGAGATGAACTGA